A genomic window from Cloacibacillus evryensis DSM 19522 includes:
- a CDS encoding TRAP transporter permease, with protein sequence MNETEVKTAAAMEESARIDLDDLMRKYDTESRFRILAGWQGKMVALLAVAMSCFHFYTSGFGLLLAQMQGAVHLAFTLALVFLLYPATSKQSKTSGIPFYDFILAGLGVASALYLVFFFNDLVTRAGLPTTADLVMGFILIATLLEATRRISNPVLPCLAVAALLYCYFGRYLPEMLAHRGFSIPRIINHMYLGTEGIFGTPLEVSSTFVYMFILFGAVLEKTGLGRFIIDLSMALAGWSTGGPAKVAVVSSGLMGTVSGSSVANVCTTGMFTIPLMKSVGYQPYFAGAVEAVASTGGQIMPPVMGAGAFIMAQFLGVPYIEVAIAAVVPALLYYFAVMVQVHFEASRLGLKGIPWSQLPPLLPLMKSKGFLLIPLIAIIYFLLAGYTPLKAAFNGILVSFVLSWLNKDTRLTPDRIFQAFEAGARGAIGVACACATVGMVVGMGTLTGLALRIAGAIVAAAGGSKILTLIFTMCASIVLGTGLPTTANFIVTSTMAAPALFQLGVPPMAAYMFVFYFGIAADLTPPVALAAYAGAGIAGADPMKTGCTAFKLALAGFLVPYIYVYNPMLLFIDAVPLEMVQAICTALIGVFLLAMFTVGYFKAQLAWYMRILAFAGALGLMIPGTISDLCGLAILALIYFVQKAKEKKLSANAAA encoded by the coding sequence GTGAACGAAACAGAGGTAAAAACCGCGGCAGCAATGGAAGAGAGCGCGAGGATCGATCTTGACGATCTTATGCGCAAATATGATACGGAATCGCGTTTTAGAATACTTGCCGGCTGGCAGGGCAAGATGGTGGCGCTGCTTGCCGTCGCCATGTCCTGTTTCCACTTCTATACTTCGGGATTTGGGCTGCTGCTCGCCCAGATGCAGGGCGCGGTCCATCTGGCCTTCACGCTGGCGCTGGTCTTTCTTCTTTACCCGGCCACGTCGAAACAATCTAAGACCAGCGGCATCCCCTTCTACGATTTCATCCTCGCGGGGCTCGGTGTCGCCAGCGCGCTGTATCTGGTCTTTTTCTTCAACGACCTGGTGACCAGAGCCGGGCTGCCGACGACGGCGGACCTCGTCATGGGGTTCATCCTCATCGCTACGCTGCTTGAGGCGACGCGGCGAATATCTAACCCCGTCCTGCCCTGCCTCGCCGTAGCCGCGCTGCTCTACTGCTACTTCGGAAGATACCTTCCGGAGATGCTTGCGCACAGGGGCTTTTCCATTCCGCGCATCATAAACCACATGTACCTCGGAACGGAAGGCATCTTCGGCACGCCTCTCGAAGTATCCTCGACCTTCGTCTACATGTTCATCCTCTTCGGAGCGGTGCTTGAGAAGACTGGGCTCGGACGGTTCATCATCGACCTCTCGATGGCTCTTGCCGGCTGGTCGACAGGCGGCCCCGCGAAAGTCGCGGTAGTCAGCTCCGGCCTGATGGGAACGGTATCCGGCTCATCGGTCGCCAACGTCTGCACGACGGGTATGTTCACGATCCCGCTCATGAAGAGCGTAGGTTATCAGCCCTACTTCGCGGGCGCGGTCGAGGCCGTCGCCTCCACTGGCGGGCAGATAATGCCGCCGGTCATGGGAGCGGGCGCCTTCATCATGGCGCAGTTCCTCGGCGTGCCGTACATCGAGGTGGCGATCGCCGCCGTCGTCCCCGCCCTTCTTTACTACTTCGCGGTCATGGTGCAGGTGCACTTTGAGGCCAGCCGTCTCGGACTCAAGGGCATTCCCTGGTCACAGCTGCCCCCGCTCCTCCCGCTGATGAAGTCGAAGGGATTCCTGCTCATCCCGCTTATCGCGATCATCTACTTCCTGCTCGCCGGCTACACGCCGCTCAAGGCGGCCTTCAACGGCATCCTCGTCAGCTTCGTGCTCTCCTGGCTCAACAAAGATACGCGACTGACGCCCGACAGGATATTCCAGGCATTTGAAGCGGGCGCACGCGGAGCGATCGGCGTGGCCTGCGCCTGCGCCACGGTCGGCATGGTCGTCGGTATGGGTACGCTTACGGGCCTCGCCCTGCGCATCGCCGGAGCGATCGTCGCGGCGGCCGGCGGCAGCAAGATACTGACGCTCATCTTCACGATGTGCGCAAGCATCGTACTGGGAACCGGGCTTCCGACGACGGCAAACTTCATCGTCACCAGCACGATGGCGGCTCCGGCGCTCTTCCAGCTCGGCGTTCCGCCGATGGCGGCCTACATGTTCGTCTTCTACTTCGGCATCGCGGCCGACCTGACGCCGCCCGTCGCGCTCGCGGCCTACGCCGGCGCCGGCATCGCGGGCGCGGACCCGATGAAGACGGGCTGTACGGCCTTCAAGCTGGCTCTTGCCGGCTTCCTCGTGCCATACATTTACGTCTACAATCCGATGCTGCTCTTCATCGACGCGGTGCCCTTGGAGATGGTCCAGGCGATCTGCACGGCGCTGATCGGCGTATTCCTGCTCGCGATGTTTACGGTGGGGTACTTCAAGGCGCAGCTGGCCTGGTATATGAGGATACTTGCCTTCGCCGGAGCCCTCGGACTCATGATCCCCGGCACGATCTCCGACCTTTGCGGGCTGGCGATTCTCGCGCTGATCTACTTTGTCCAGAAGGCTAAAGAGAAAAAACTGTCGGCAAACGCGGCGGCATAA
- the deoC gene encoding deoxyribose-phosphate aldolase, producing the protein MNLAPYIDHTNLKPEAAAEDIKKLCEEALRCGFASVCVNSSRAALAAELLKGSSVAVCAVVGFPLGAASSAAKAFEAKKAAEDGASEIDMVINIGFIKDGTDEEAAKDIRAVVDAAPGCIVKVIIETCLLTKEEKIRACHAAMAAGAHFVKTSTGFSTAGATEEDVRLMRETVGTAMKVKAAGGIRDADFAARLIMAGADRIGASKSVEICGAGSSCL; encoded by the coding sequence ATGAATCTGGCACCCTATATCGACCATACGAATCTTAAACCAGAGGCCGCAGCCGAAGATATAAAAAAGCTCTGCGAGGAAGCTCTCAGATGCGGTTTCGCCTCCGTGTGCGTAAATTCTTCGCGCGCGGCTCTTGCGGCGGAACTCCTTAAGGGTTCAAGCGTGGCAGTCTGCGCCGTCGTCGGTTTCCCGCTGGGAGCGGCGTCCAGCGCCGCCAAGGCATTTGAGGCGAAAAAAGCCGCGGAAGACGGCGCGTCGGAGATCGATATGGTGATCAATATAGGGTTCATAAAGGACGGCACCGACGAAGAGGCCGCCAAAGATATAAGGGCCGTCGTCGACGCCGCCCCCGGATGTATCGTAAAGGTGATAATCGAGACATGCCTCCTCACGAAAGAGGAGAAAATACGCGCCTGTCATGCCGCGATGGCGGCTGGCGCGCACTTCGTAAAAACCTCCACCGGCTTCTCAACGGCGGGGGCGACCGAGGAAGACGTCAGGTTGATGAGGGAAACGGTGGGAACGGCCATGAAGGTCAAGGCTGCCGGCGGCATCCGCGACGCGGATTTTGCCGCGCGCCTCATCATGGCGGGAGCGGACCGCATAGGGGCCTCCAAATCGGTCGAAATCTGCGGAGCGGGGAGCTCTTGCCTGTAG
- a CDS encoding LysR family transcriptional regulator produces the protein MHEKGIETFLAVAMSRTLGKAAELLNVTQSTISYNLSELESEMGMILVDRQKGMKSIRLTPSGEGFLPLALKWQEVSREIGNARSPGSAYSLTIGGSESVNCRLLPEIYNILLEHEPPVYLRIMTDPSDQMYQAVESRALDVAITLHEENTRYVQIEPFYREGFVTARIPYPGEIPGEFIKPAELKQDGEFYIEWSGGYRLWHDHIWDPLKSFKVKLDSVNLVTSLMKHPGQWCMIPESAAEQFRKESPKAVFQKIYDSPPDIVYYKLTHRYPKSSSIPGLAIFDEVLKQRIAELTGKEKEK, from the coding sequence ATGCACGAAAAGGGAATAGAGACCTTTCTTGCCGTCGCCATGTCGCGTACCCTCGGGAAAGCGGCTGAGCTTCTCAATGTCACACAGTCGACGATAAGTTATAACCTCAGCGAACTCGAGAGTGAAATGGGCATGATCCTAGTCGACCGCCAGAAGGGCATGAAATCGATCCGGCTGACGCCGTCCGGCGAGGGCTTTCTTCCGCTCGCGCTCAAATGGCAGGAAGTCAGCAGAGAGATCGGAAACGCACGCAGTCCCGGTTCGGCCTATTCTCTCACCATAGGAGGCTCAGAGAGTGTCAACTGCCGCCTGCTTCCTGAGATATACAACATACTGCTGGAGCACGAGCCGCCCGTATACCTGCGCATCATGACCGACCCCTCCGATCAGATGTACCAGGCGGTGGAAAGCCGCGCTCTAGACGTCGCGATCACCTTACACGAGGAAAATACGCGCTATGTCCAGATAGAACCTTTTTACAGAGAGGGTTTTGTCACGGCGCGCATTCCCTATCCCGGCGAGATCCCCGGAGAATTCATAAAACCCGCGGAACTGAAGCAGGACGGGGAGTTCTACATTGAATGGAGCGGCGGATACCGGTTATGGCATGACCATATCTGGGACCCGCTGAAATCCTTCAAGGTAAAACTTGATTCGGTCAACCTCGTAACGTCCCTGATGAAACATCCAGGACAGTGGTGCATGATCCCTGAATCTGCCGCGGAGCAGTTCAGGAAGGAATCCCCGAAGGCGGTATTCCAGAAAATTTACGATTCTCCGCCTGATATCGTATATTATAAGCTGACTCACAGATATCCGAAATCGAGCTCGATACCCGGTCTCGCGATATTTGACGAGGTCCTGAAACAGCGGATCGCCGAACTGACCGGCAAGGAAAAGGAGAAATAA
- a CDS encoding sodium ion-translocating decarboxylase subunit beta, translated as MELYMTALKGVVDQSGFIALTTGNLLMLFISFILLYLAIGKDFEPLLLMPIAFGCLLVNLPLSGIIDEGGFLYYVMFGINHELYPIIIFMGIGALTDFGPLLANPVTFLLGAAAQLGVFVAVIGAMLMGFTIQEAAGIGIIGGADGPTAIYLCAKLAPAILPAVAVAAYSYMSLVPLIQPPVIKLLTTKADRSIKMEQLRPVSRTERILFPIISTLACGLVLPAAVPLIGMLMFGNLMRECGCTERLSLAAQNEVLNATTIFLGISVGATMNAETFLTLATIKIICLGLIAFIFSTAGGVVFGQLMKVLSGGKINPIIGAAGVSAVPMAARVCQKVVSKEFPGQYVLMHAMGPNVAGVIGTAVAAGAMLTLLK; from the coding sequence ATGGAACTTTACATGACCGCTCTTAAAGGCGTTGTTGATCAGTCCGGGTTTATCGCTCTCACGACCGGCAACCTTCTGATGCTGTTCATCTCGTTTATCCTGCTCTATCTTGCAATAGGGAAGGACTTTGAGCCGCTGCTCCTGATGCCGATAGCCTTCGGCTGCCTGCTGGTGAACCTCCCGCTTTCCGGGATCATAGACGAGGGAGGCTTTCTTTACTATGTTATGTTCGGGATCAACCATGAACTCTATCCGATCATAATATTTATGGGCATCGGAGCGCTGACGGACTTCGGCCCGCTGCTTGCGAACCCCGTGACATTCCTGCTCGGGGCCGCCGCCCAGCTTGGCGTTTTCGTAGCCGTCATCGGCGCGATGCTGATGGGCTTCACGATCCAGGAGGCCGCCGGCATCGGCATCATCGGCGGAGCTGACGGTCCGACCGCGATCTATCTCTGTGCGAAGCTGGCCCCCGCGATCCTGCCGGCGGTGGCGGTGGCGGCCTATAGCTATATGTCGCTCGTTCCGCTGATCCAGCCGCCAGTCATCAAACTGCTGACGACCAAGGCCGACCGCTCGATAAAGATGGAACAGCTTCGCCCGGTCTCCCGTACCGAACGCATCCTCTTCCCGATCATATCGACGCTGGCCTGCGGACTCGTGCTTCCGGCCGCCGTCCCGCTCATCGGAATGCTGATGTTCGGGAACCTCATGCGTGAATGCGGCTGCACCGAGCGCCTATCGCTCGCCGCGCAGAACGAAGTGCTCAACGCCACGACGATATTCCTCGGCATCTCCGTCGGCGCGACGATGAACGCCGAGACCTTCCTTACGCTCGCGACGATCAAGATAATCTGCCTGGGGCTCATAGCTTTCATATTCAGCACGGCTGGCGGAGTCGTCTTCGGCCAGCTCATGAAGGTCCTCTCGGGCGGCAAGATCAATCCCATTATCGGCGCTGCCGGAGTGTCGGCGGTCCCGATGGCGGCGCGTGTCTGCCAGAAGGTAGTATCAAAGGAGTTCCCCGGCCAGTATGTTCTGATGCACGCCATGGGACCTAACGTCGCCGGCGTCATCGGCACGGCGGTTGCCGCGGGAGCGATGCTCACCCTGTTGAAATAG
- a CDS encoding OadG family protein, producing the protein MPVTASLSSYFVGPMGALIMSFISMSIVFLVIIGLMLVMTVTGKVAAMLDKKAPEGK; encoded by the coding sequence ATGCCTGTTACGGCTTCACTCAGTTCCTATTTTGTTGGGCCTATGGGGGCGCTTATTATGTCCTTCATCTCGATGAGTATTGTTTTTCTCGTGATAATCGGGCTTATGCTGGTAATGACAGTTACCGGCAAAGTTGCCGCTATGCTCGACAAAAAGGCTCCGGAGGGTAAATAA
- a CDS encoding NAD(P)/FAD-dependent oxidoreductase codes for MTVKTADVIIVGGGVHGSSAAYELAKAGVKTVLFEKEYLSSGGSGRSAAGLRQHFGTEVNLRMAQYNLSVFPTLEEELDTGMKLEFTQWGYMWVAYSDPCMEQLNKNVTLQKSLDIPSVMMTPAEIHDRWPYLNLDGILGAAFCGDDGHINPQTLTLAYGHAARRLGAEIKTYTPVTKLLAENGRIKGVVTESGEEWHAPKVLLTAGPWSTPLAATVGVELPVYPERHNILITEAVEIFNCPMVLCLDDGAYFKQCPNGTFMFGRDDPGEPHTVEAGNSAKFLEGVTTSILKRIPALRGIRVVRQWSGAYDNTPDHNAIIDWTPVEGLLVNCGWSGHGLQFGPSGGRVCKELLMGEAPFVDLHRFRLSRFAENDLFFEPAFI; via the coding sequence ATGACAGTAAAAACTGCTGATGTGATCATAGTTGGCGGCGGCGTGCATGGATCGTCTGCCGCCTATGAACTGGCGAAGGCCGGAGTAAAGACGGTCCTCTTTGAAAAGGAATACCTCTCCTCCGGCGGTTCCGGGCGTTCGGCGGCCGGGCTTCGCCAGCATTTCGGGACCGAGGTCAACCTGCGTATGGCTCAATATAACCTCTCCGTGTTCCCGACGCTTGAAGAGGAGCTGGACACGGGCATGAAGCTCGAGTTCACTCAATGGGGCTACATGTGGGTCGCCTATTCGGACCCCTGCATGGAGCAGCTCAATAAAAACGTCACGCTTCAGAAAAGTCTCGATATACCGTCTGTGATGATGACTCCCGCGGAGATCCACGACAGATGGCCTTATCTGAACCTTGACGGCATCCTCGGCGCCGCCTTCTGCGGCGACGACGGGCATATCAACCCGCAGACGCTGACGCTGGCTTACGGGCACGCCGCGCGCCGCCTCGGCGCTGAGATAAAGACATACACGCCGGTCACGAAGCTGCTTGCGGAGAACGGCAGGATAAAGGGAGTCGTGACCGAGAGCGGGGAAGAATGGCACGCGCCGAAGGTGCTCCTTACCGCCGGCCCCTGGTCTACGCCGCTTGCGGCGACTGTGGGCGTGGAGCTTCCGGTCTACCCCGAACGCCACAATATACTTATCACGGAGGCGGTCGAGATCTTTAACTGCCCGATGGTCCTCTGCCTTGACGACGGGGCGTATTTCAAGCAGTGCCCGAACGGCACATTCATGTTCGGACGCGACGACCCAGGCGAGCCGCATACGGTAGAGGCCGGCAACAGCGCCAAATTCCTCGAAGGAGTTACCACCAGCATCCTTAAGAGGATACCGGCGCTTCGCGGAATCCGCGTCGTGCGCCAGTGGTCGGGGGCCTATGACAACACGCCGGACCACAATGCGATCATAGACTGGACTCCCGTGGAGGGACTTCTCGTCAACTGTGGCTGGAGCGGCCACGGGCTCCAGTTCGGTCCTTCCGGCGGGCGTGTCTGCAAGGAACTTCTCATGGGAGAGGCGCCATTTGTCGATCTGCACAGATTCCGCCTTTCAAGATTTGCGGAAAACGACCTCTTCTTCGAACCTGCGTTCATTTAA
- a CDS encoding (2Fe-2S)-binding protein, which produces MAKVNVICRCEEVEIDEIRKWIAAGYTEFDELKRILRVGMGPCQGRGCRDIIIRELARATGKPIAEVRAGVIRPPVKPIKAMLLADED; this is translated from the coding sequence ATGGCGAAAGTGAATGTGATATGCCGCTGTGAAGAGGTAGAGATCGACGAGATCCGCAAATGGATAGCGGCGGGCTACACCGAATTTGACGAATTGAAGCGCATCCTGCGCGTCGGCATGGGACCATGCCAGGGACGCGGATGCCGCGACATCATCATCCGCGAGCTTGCGCGCGCCACCGGAAAACCGATCGCCGAAGTGAGGGCCGGGGTCATCCGTCCGCCCGTGAAGCCGATAAAGGCCATGCTTTTGGCTGACGAAGACTAG
- a CDS encoding 4Fe-4S dicluster domain-containing protein, which translates to MGCTCACDKEKLFNSGVLVEHTEGAVLPPKEAWEAKKGGYAVIECPKRIPCNPCYTSCPTGAVLPFEDINDVPRIDYAKCTGCGICVSRCPGLACFVIDMTYASDKAVVKLPYEMLPLPEKGKTVKCLNRVGEVVAEGEVIAVTEPSKDRTYVVSVVIPKELTDQIRAVAVNAPACLRPEEEC; encoded by the coding sequence ATGGGCTGCACATGCGCATGCGATAAAGAAAAACTGTTCAACAGCGGCGTCCTCGTGGAACACACGGAGGGAGCCGTCCTGCCGCCGAAAGAGGCGTGGGAAGCAAAAAAAGGCGGCTACGCGGTCATAGAATGCCCCAAACGCATCCCCTGCAACCCCTGCTACACAAGCTGCCCGACAGGGGCGGTCCTTCCCTTTGAAGACATAAACGACGTACCGCGGATAGACTACGCCAAATGCACCGGCTGCGGCATCTGCGTATCGAGATGCCCTGGGCTAGCCTGCTTCGTGATCGACATGACCTACGCTTCGGACAAAGCCGTCGTCAAGCTGCCCTACGAAATGCTGCCGCTGCCGGAAAAGGGCAAGACGGTCAAATGCCTCAACCGCGTCGGGGAAGTCGTGGCCGAGGGAGAAGTGATCGCCGTCACCGAACCCTCCAAAGACCGTACCTATGTGGTCAGCGTAGTCATACCAAAAGAGCTGACGGATCAAATCCGCGCAGTCGCGGTGAACGCGCCCGCATGCCTGCGCCCGGAGGAGGAGTGCTGA
- a CDS encoding NAD(P)/FAD-dependent oxidoreductase — protein MKKVHETDLLVIGGGAAGLCAAAEAAAAGAKVTVIESDLHPGGQLVKQTHKFFGSKDEYAGTRGYKIADILLDEIASLGDKVKINCNSTVTGCYPEDGVYTVMAGEENYYRVKAKKAVVATGAQERMIPFPNNDLPGVYGAGAVQTLMNVYGVVPGKKVVMVGAGNIGLIVSYQLTQAGVEVAAVVEAMPKIGGYWVHAAKIRRLGIPILLRHTIVEAVGDKILEGAVIQELDDKFQLIGEPKKIDCDIICMAVGLTPTTELFWQSGCKMQFVPQLCGYVPFRDKTMQTSNPDIWVAGDASGIEEASAAMVEGRIAGHSAAKALGHKIDDKKFDEYWTRLHHLRAGEVGEKILAGIDQVLVERWEA, from the coding sequence ATGAAAAAAGTACATGAGACAGACCTCCTCGTGATCGGCGGCGGAGCGGCGGGCCTCTGCGCGGCGGCCGAAGCCGCGGCGGCGGGAGCTAAAGTCACGGTGATAGAGAGCGATCTCCACCCGGGAGGGCAGCTCGTAAAGCAGACCCACAAATTTTTCGGTTCCAAGGACGAATACGCCGGCACCAGAGGCTATAAGATCGCCGACATCCTCCTGGACGAAATAGCTTCTCTCGGAGACAAAGTAAAAATCAACTGCAACTCCACCGTCACCGGCTGTTACCCCGAGGACGGCGTCTACACCGTAATGGCGGGCGAAGAAAACTACTACCGCGTCAAAGCCAAAAAAGCCGTTGTGGCGACCGGCGCCCAGGAAAGAATGATCCCCTTCCCCAACAACGACCTTCCCGGAGTCTACGGCGCGGGAGCGGTCCAGACACTTATGAACGTCTACGGCGTCGTGCCGGGCAAAAAAGTCGTCATGGTGGGGGCGGGCAACATCGGCCTTATCGTCAGCTACCAGCTCACCCAGGCGGGAGTCGAAGTGGCGGCGGTCGTGGAAGCCATGCCGAAAATCGGCGGCTACTGGGTCCATGCGGCAAAGATAAGACGCCTCGGCATCCCCATCCTTCTCAGACACACCATCGTAGAAGCCGTCGGCGATAAAATCCTCGAAGGGGCGGTCATTCAGGAGCTTGACGATAAATTCCAGCTCATCGGCGAACCGAAGAAAATCGACTGCGACATCATCTGCATGGCAGTCGGCCTCACGCCTACGACGGAACTCTTCTGGCAGTCGGGCTGCAAAATGCAGTTCGTCCCCCAGCTCTGCGGCTACGTGCCCTTCAGAGACAAAACCATGCAGACCAGCAACCCCGACATCTGGGTCGCGGGAGACGCCTCCGGCATAGAAGAGGCCTCCGCCGCCATGGTGGAGGGAAGGATAGCGGGTCACTCGGCGGCCAAAGCCCTGGGACACAAAATAGACGACAAGAAATTCGACGAATACTGGACCCGCCTTCACCACCTCCGCGCCGGAGAAGTGGGAGAAAAAATCCTCGCGGGAATAGACCAGGTCCTCGTAGAAAGATGGGAGGCGTAG
- a CDS encoding (2Fe-2S)-binding protein — MELIQRHPILDYKHGREVTFTFDGQEFKGYEGEPIAMALHANGVLIYRVTPEMKRTRGFFCAIGKCSSCFMVVDGVPNVRTCVTPLLAGMKVETQRDKGRVPMDAC, encoded by the coding sequence ATGGAACTGATCCAGAGACACCCGATACTGGACTACAAGCACGGTAGGGAAGTGACATTCACCTTCGACGGGCAGGAGTTCAAGGGATACGAGGGAGAGCCGATAGCGATGGCGCTGCACGCCAACGGGGTTCTCATCTACCGTGTCACGCCGGAGATGAAAAGGACGCGCGGCTTCTTCTGCGCGATCGGCAAATGCAGCTCATGCTTCATGGTGGTAGACGGAGTCCCCAACGTCCGTACCTGCGTCACTCCGCTTTTGGCGGGGATGAAAGTCGAGACGCAAAGGGACAAGGGCCGCGTCCCCATGGACGCCTGCTAA
- a CDS encoding DHCW motif cupin fold protein, translated as MKIEGVPYQTVDWNKIEPVAHGGESGEALWRTFEKGNVRARVVEYGAGYLADHWCPRGHVLFVLEGSVISELEDGTKEELTPGMGYVAEDDGKNRHRSFSPNGVKLFIVD; from the coding sequence TTGAAGATCGAGGGCGTGCCTTATCAGACAGTGGACTGGAATAAAATTGAGCCCGTCGCGCACGGCGGCGAGAGCGGGGAGGCCCTGTGGAGGACCTTTGAAAAGGGCAACGTCCGCGCGCGCGTCGTGGAATACGGGGCCGGCTATCTTGCGGACCACTGGTGTCCGCGCGGTCATGTGCTCTTCGTGCTTGAGGGATCGGTGATCTCCGAGCTGGAGGACGGTACGAAAGAGGAGCTCACCCCGGGGATGGGCTACGTGGCGGAGGACGACGGGAAAAACCGTCATCGTTCATTTTCGCCGAACGGCGTGAAACTTTTCATCGTAGACTAG
- a CDS encoding DEAD/DEAH box helicase, producing the protein MLYQWQEKALETIAGKDAILSAPTGSGKTWVAYIWAGLMSRDGTPQMPEGRVIFTAPIKALSNERYLELKSMGFDVGLETGDFKKNAGAEVLCCTQEIYTLKYAHIPGQKVIIDEFHFIFNDPERARAYIDGLRRTSDESGILVMSATFGNPDKVRGYLEEMARRDFALFETEKRVTKLVYKQRGLRFAQIRDALVFAFSKKGVEWIAAQIARTRRKVDRDKRDRLREMSQILEVEKVPDTMLRGVGMYFGSMLPKEKLLVEMAFRERIIDVVAGTDALSLGVNLPAETVVFGQMAKFIDGPLTKNEFMQMAGRAGRKGYFDTGYVSYIPRSKCENFDYDTAILYLETLDKPREEAKIKLLPAIGRLLKKEITVETEAQTIAECSMPRRGVRSVTKEVEAALREITQMLALIKDQDERKRVRKILGDIWSDEMEHEVNIAIARLFAKYEMPDAMECADLLRKTERNYLQALLKIKRFANRLPEGYRFSNMDQIDIAVNKIDASVFGFEDKIRQIKITEDNSEEE; encoded by the coding sequence ATGCTATATCAATGGCAGGAAAAAGCGCTTGAGACAATAGCGGGGAAGGACGCGATCCTCTCCGCTCCGACAGGCAGCGGCAAAACCTGGGTCGCCTATATATGGGCCGGACTCATGAGCCGCGACGGCACGCCTCAGATGCCGGAAGGGCGCGTGATCTTTACCGCGCCGATCAAGGCCCTCTCCAACGAACGCTACCTTGAACTTAAATCGATGGGCTTCGACGTGGGGCTCGAGACCGGCGATTTCAAGAAAAACGCCGGTGCCGAGGTGCTCTGCTGCACGCAGGAGATATACACCCTCAAATATGCCCACATCCCCGGACAAAAGGTCATAATCGACGAGTTCCATTTCATCTTCAACGACCCGGAGCGCGCCCGCGCCTACATAGACGGCCTGCGCCGCACCTCTGACGAGAGCGGCATCCTCGTGATGTCCGCCACCTTCGGCAACCCGGATAAGGTGCGCGGCTACCTTGAGGAGATGGCGCGGCGCGATTTTGCCCTCTTTGAGACGGAAAAACGCGTCACGAAGCTCGTTTACAAACAGCGCGGGCTGCGCTTCGCCCAGATCCGCGACGCGCTTGTCTTCGCCTTTTCCAAAAAAGGCGTCGAATGGATCGCGGCGCAGATCGCCAGGACCCGCCGCAAGGTGGACCGCGACAAACGCGACCGCCTGCGCGAGATGTCGCAGATCCTGGAGGTCGAAAAGGTCCCGGACACGATGCTGCGCGGCGTCGGCATGTACTTCGGCTCGATGCTGCCTAAAGAAAAGCTGCTGGTGGAGATGGCCTTTCGCGAGCGGATAATAGACGTTGTCGCTGGGACCGACGCGCTCTCGCTCGGCGTGAACCTGCCGGCGGAGACGGTCGTCTTCGGCCAGATGGCGAAATTCATCGACGGGCCGCTGACGAAGAACGAATTCATGCAGATGGCCGGCCGCGCCGGACGCAAGGGATATTTCGACACGGGATACGTCTCTTATATCCCGCGCAGCAAATGCGAGAACTTCGACTACGATACGGCGATACTTTACCTTGAGACGCTTGACAAGCCCCGCGAAGAGGCGAAGATAAAGCTGCTTCCGGCGATCGGCAGACTGCTGAAAAAAGAGATAACCGTCGAAACCGAGGCGCAGACGATCGCCGAATGTTCGATGCCCCGCCGCGGCGTCCGTTCCGTAACGAAGGAGGTCGAAGCGGCGCTGCGCGAAATAACGCAGATGCTGGCTCTGATAAAGGATCAGGACGAAAGGAAGCGCGTCAGAAAAATACTCGGCGACATCTGGAGCGACGAGATGGAGCACGAGGTGAACATCGCGATCGCGCGCCTCTTCGCGAAGTACGAGATGCCCGACGCGATGGAGTGCGCCGACCTGCTGCGAAAGACGGAGAGGAACTACCTGCAGGCGCTGCTGAAGATAAAACGTTTTGCCAACCGCCTGCCGGAGGGCTACCGCTTTTCGAATATGGATCAGATAGATATCGCGGTCAACAAAATAGACGCCTCCGTCTTCGGATTCGAAGACAAGATACGGCAGATCAAGATAACCGAAGACAATTCGGAAGAAGAATAA